A genomic window from Terriglobia bacterium includes:
- a CDS encoding M20/M25/M40 family metallo-hydrolase produces the protein MMRRSAIFLASLLLCFLASPLPAAAQLAPAKPDSLAPPLVPKMPPGAAGCSITEASSCEQAAAKILPVVLGPSPLEDNLRRLTDEVGGRVTGTPQMAKAVEWAKAAFRAAGVDVHTEKYTLPVTWSEGETRLDVLGPVAFPVHLVSEGWSPPFPKDGSPGSAEAKLIYIGDGTAEEFARAGAIKGAILLVHSDIGSTWADLFNEYMRPPEIIARAVAGGAAAILWTGARERMLLYRHTNTLNGEIDKIPQAVVAREDALRLARAAVAGGNLRVRFSLPNKIGGPLEQENVVGEIRGREKPGEVVILGAHLDSWELGTGALDDGCNAALVIEAARAIKATGLLPRRTIRFVLFSGEEQGTLGSYEYVKAHRAELDKIRAVIIYDSGNGRVTGYSLGGRRDIEAGVREAMKPLDAWGATQHTYDASFGTDNFDFLLEGVPTLVANNEVANYLANYHAASDTFDKVDIRELKINTALAAVTAWGVADRAEPLGKRQTRAELEVLVKETGLDQQMKLLGYWESWQNGTRGRKP, from the coding sequence TTGATGCGACGCAGCGCCATTTTCCTGGCTTCCTTGCTTCTCTGCTTCCTTGCCTCCCCGCTCCCCGCTGCGGCGCAACTCGCACCCGCAAAGCCCGATTCCCTGGCGCCCCCTTTAGTGCCGAAGATGCCGCCGGGCGCCGCCGGATGCTCGATCACCGAAGCCTCCTCCTGCGAGCAGGCCGCGGCGAAGATTCTCCCCGTGGTGCTGGGCCCCTCGCCGCTGGAGGACAATCTGCGCCGCCTCACCGACGAGGTCGGCGGGCGCGTCACCGGCACTCCGCAGATGGCCAAGGCGGTCGAGTGGGCGAAAGCCGCCTTTCGCGCGGCGGGCGTGGACGTGCACACAGAGAAATACACCCTGCCGGTGACGTGGAGCGAGGGCGAGACGCGCCTCGACGTGCTCGGCCCGGTGGCCTTTCCGGTGCATCTGGTCTCCGAAGGCTGGTCGCCGCCCTTTCCGAAAGACGGGTCTCCGGGCAGCGCCGAAGCGAAACTAATCTACATCGGCGACGGTACAGCCGAGGAGTTTGCCCGCGCGGGCGCCATCAAGGGCGCGATCCTGCTCGTGCACAGCGACATCGGCTCGACTTGGGCGGACCTCTTCAACGAGTACATGCGCCCGCCGGAGATCATCGCGCGCGCCGTCGCGGGCGGGGCCGCGGCCATTCTTTGGACCGGCGCGCGCGAGCGCATGCTGCTCTACCGCCACACCAACACGCTCAACGGTGAGATTGACAAGATTCCGCAGGCGGTCGTGGCGCGCGAGGACGCCCTGCGCCTGGCGCGCGCGGCCGTGGCCGGCGGCAACCTGCGCGTGCGCTTTTCTCTGCCCAACAAGATCGGCGGACCCCTCGAGCAGGAAAACGTGGTCGGCGAAATCCGTGGCCGCGAAAAGCCCGGCGAGGTGGTGATTCTAGGGGCGCACCTCGATTCCTGGGAACTGGGCACCGGCGCGCTGGACGACGGCTGCAACGCCGCGCTGGTCATCGAAGCGGCGCGCGCCATCAAGGCCACCGGCCTCCTGCCGCGGCGCACCATCCGCTTCGTTCTTTTCTCCGGCGAGGAGCAGGGCACGTTGGGTTCCTATGAATACGTGAAAGCGCACCGCGCCGAACTGGACAAGATCCGCGCCGTCATCATCTACGATTCCGGCAACGGACGCGTCACCGGCTATTCCCTCGGCGGGCGCCGCGACATCGAAGCCGGCGTGCGCGAGGCCATGAAGCCGCTGGACGCCTGGGGCGCCACGCAGCACACCTACGACGCTTCGTTCGGCACCGACAATTTCGATTTCCTGCTGGAGGGCGTGCCCACGCTGGTGGCCAACAACGAGGTCGCCAACTATCTCGCCAACTACCACGCCGCCTCGGACACGTTCGACAAAGTGGACATCCGCGAGCTGAAAATCAACACCGCCCTGGCCGCGGTCACCGCCTGGGGCGTGGCCGACCGCGCCGAGCCCCTCGGCAAGCGCCAAACGCGCGCCGAGCTCGAGGTCCTCGTCAAGGAGACCGGCCTCGATCAGCAGATGAAGCTGCTCGGCTACTGGGAGTCCTGGCAGAACGGCACCCGCGGACGGAAGCCGTGA
- the tilS gene encoding tRNA lysidine(34) synthetase TilS, with the protein MPPKKPSPKRARTESPGRNDLVRRVLHALQRREMLRPGDRVAVAVSGGADSVALLLLLEELRERLGIVLSVAHFNHQLRGKASDADEKFVARLAAARALPFHVHRADVAAEARRRRGNLEDAARRLRYEFFVRLVQEGHAERVAVAHTADDQAETVLAHILRGTGLAGLGGIHPVVGHVVRPLLELRRAELRAYLRARKQRWREDVTNLDLTRLRARIRRKLLPLLERKFQPAVVAHLTALAERAREDEAFLEALAAERMAALAQREENAVRIRTADLLLPWKKEKGLDTVDRLAVTHAEGAGITEKERAATARALSKRLLRRIVESVKQRPGQLTAQHLEALLRLAEHGPSGNVLQLPGGVEARRDLDAIVLRGPSVASAAGPAALEFAYPVHLGAGGATVTVPQLHRVFHLTVIDWPAQRGETREVAAVLDRNRLREPLLLRNWRPGDAFRPAGHQQPHKLKRLFLEKRISRWAREGWPVLTSGGAIAWVRGFPVAAEFAPDARTQVGIVIAEESC; encoded by the coding sequence ATGCCCCCGAAAAAGCCATCGCCGAAACGCGCGCGCACCGAAAGCCCCGGGCGCAACGACCTGGTGCGCCGCGTGCTGCACGCGCTCCAGCGCCGGGAGATGCTGCGCCCCGGCGACCGCGTCGCCGTGGCCGTTTCCGGCGGCGCCGATTCCGTGGCCCTCCTGCTCCTGCTCGAAGAGCTGCGCGAGCGGCTGGGCATCGTGCTCAGCGTCGCGCACTTCAATCACCAGCTGCGCGGCAAGGCTTCCGACGCGGACGAAAAGTTCGTGGCCCGCCTCGCCGCGGCCCGCGCGCTTCCCTTTCACGTGCACCGCGCGGACGTGGCCGCGGAGGCCCGGCGGCGGCGCGGCAATCTCGAAGACGCGGCGCGGCGCCTGCGCTACGAATTCTTCGTGCGCCTGGTGCAGGAGGGCCACGCCGAGCGCGTCGCCGTGGCCCACACCGCCGACGACCAGGCGGAGACCGTCCTGGCGCACATCCTGCGCGGCACGGGACTGGCCGGCCTCGGCGGCATCCATCCGGTGGTGGGCCACGTGGTGCGCCCGCTGCTCGAGCTGCGCCGCGCGGAGCTGCGCGCCTATCTGCGGGCGCGCAAACAGCGCTGGCGCGAGGACGTCACCAATCTGGACCTGACGCGCCTGCGCGCGCGCATTCGCCGCAAGCTGCTGCCGCTGCTGGAGCGGAAATTCCAGCCCGCCGTCGTCGCGCACCTGACCGCCCTGGCGGAGCGCGCCCGCGAGGACGAGGCCTTCCTCGAAGCCCTGGCGGCGGAGCGCATGGCGGCGCTAGCCCAGCGCGAAGAGAATGCGGTGCGCATCCGCACCGCGGATCTGCTGCTGCCGTGGAAGAAAGAAAAAGGACTCGACACCGTTGACCGCCTCGCGGTCACGCATGCAGAAGGCGCCGGGATCACGGAGAAAGAAAGAGCAGCGACGGCGCGGGCGCTGAGCAAGCGCCTGCTGCGGCGCATCGTCGAGAGCGTGAAGCAGCGCCCCGGCCAGCTCACTGCGCAGCACCTCGAAGCGCTCTTGCGTCTGGCCGAACACGGCCCCAGCGGCAACGTACTGCAGCTGCCGGGCGGCGTGGAAGCGCGGCGCGATCTGGACGCCATCGTGCTCCGCGGGCCCTCCGTGGCGTCCGCTGCTGGCCCGGCGGCGCTGGAATTTGCCTATCCGGTGCATCTCGGAGCGGGCGGCGCCACCGTGACCGTGCCGCAACTGCACCGCGTCTTCCATCTCACGGTGATTGACTGGCCTGCGCAGAGGGGAGAAACTAGGGAGGTAGCGGCGGTGTTGGACCGCAACCGGCTCCGTGAACCACTCCTTTTGCGGAACTGGCGGCCCGGGGATGCCTTTCGCCCCGCGGGCCACCAGCAGCCGCACAAACTGAAGCGCCTGTTCCTGGAAAAGCGCATCAGCCGGTGGGCACGCGAGGGCTGGCCGGTCCTGACGAGCGGCGGAGCGATCGCGTGGGTCCGCGGCTTTCCGGTCGCCGCAGAATTCGCACCGGATGCACGTACCCAGGTTGGGATCGTAATCGCCGAGGAATCATGCTGA
- the ftsH gene encoding ATP-dependent zinc metalloprotease FtsH has protein sequence MLWKLVSANGQAPREDEPSYSEFMSKVDAGDVKEVTIYLSPNSYELKGEYIRPANRKFHMTVFKEGAPDLSKALREKAVQVKVQEVRSNDWIMFLVQAAPLLLLVGFCFFLMRQMQAGGNKALSFGKSRARLLSAQQKKVTFKDVAGTDEAKEELQEIIEFLKDPQKFQKLGGRIPKGVLLVGPPGTGKTLLARAIAGEANVPFFSISGSDFVEMFVGVGASRVRDLFEQGKKNAPCIIFIDEIDAVGRHRGAGLGGGHDEREQTLNALLVEMDGFESNEGVILIAATNRPDVLDPALLRPGRFDRRVVVARPDVKGREEILRVHTRKVPISDDVDLSVIARGTPGFSGADLANLVNEAALWAARQNRKSVLMVDFEMAKDKVLMGVERKSMILSDEEKRNTAYHEAGHALVAELTPGADPVHKVTIIPRGMALGLTMQLPIDDKHTYTKDYLEGMLAVLMGGRSAEELFLGHITTGAGNDIERATDIARNMVCEWGMSELGPLAYGKKEEAIFLGREIAQHRDYSEDTAIQIDKEVKRIVNSGYEKARNILNTNRDTLERIAQALLEREVIDAVEVKLIMENKPLPEKPRTPPTAPPAPAAEPKPAAGRPELRPAPGFTRGENPAKA, from the coding sequence ATGCTCTGGAAGCTGGTCTCCGCCAACGGGCAAGCGCCGCGCGAGGACGAGCCCAGCTACAGCGAGTTCATGAGCAAGGTCGACGCCGGCGACGTCAAAGAGGTCACCATCTACCTCTCCCCGAACAGCTACGAGCTCAAGGGCGAATACATCCGCCCCGCCAACCGCAAGTTCCACATGACCGTTTTCAAGGAAGGCGCGCCGGATCTCTCCAAGGCCTTGCGCGAGAAAGCCGTGCAGGTCAAGGTCCAGGAAGTCCGCAGCAACGACTGGATCATGTTCCTGGTGCAGGCCGCTCCGCTCCTCCTCCTGGTCGGCTTCTGCTTCTTCCTGATGCGCCAGATGCAGGCCGGCGGCAACAAGGCCCTGAGCTTCGGCAAATCGCGCGCGCGCCTGCTTTCCGCGCAGCAGAAAAAGGTCACCTTCAAGGACGTGGCCGGCACCGATGAGGCCAAGGAAGAGCTGCAGGAAATCATCGAGTTCCTGAAGGACCCCCAGAAATTCCAGAAGCTCGGCGGGCGCATCCCCAAGGGTGTGCTGCTCGTTGGCCCCCCGGGCACGGGCAAGACCCTGCTCGCACGGGCCATCGCCGGCGAAGCCAACGTGCCCTTCTTCTCCATCTCCGGATCGGACTTCGTCGAGATGTTCGTCGGCGTAGGCGCCAGCCGCGTCCGCGACCTCTTCGAGCAGGGCAAGAAGAACGCCCCCTGCATCATCTTCATCGACGAAATTGACGCCGTCGGCCGCCACCGCGGCGCGGGACTCGGCGGAGGCCACGACGAGCGCGAACAAACTCTCAACGCCCTGCTCGTCGAGATGGACGGCTTCGAATCCAACGAAGGCGTGATCCTCATCGCCGCCACCAACCGCCCCGACGTGCTGGACCCCGCGTTGCTGCGCCCCGGCCGCTTCGACCGCCGCGTGGTTGTGGCCCGCCCCGACGTCAAGGGCCGCGAAGAGATTCTCCGCGTGCACACCCGCAAGGTGCCCATCTCCGACGACGTGGATCTCTCCGTCATCGCCCGCGGCACACCCGGCTTTTCCGGCGCGGACCTTGCCAACCTGGTGAATGAAGCGGCGCTGTGGGCCGCACGCCAGAACCGCAAGTCCGTCCTCATGGTCGATTTCGAAATGGCCAAGGACAAGGTGCTCATGGGCGTCGAGCGCAAGTCCATGATTCTCTCCGACGAGGAGAAGCGGAACACCGCCTATCACGAGGCCGGCCACGCCCTTGTCGCGGAGCTGACCCCGGGCGCCGATCCCGTGCACAAAGTCACCATCATCCCCCGCGGCATGGCCCTGGGCCTGACCATGCAGCTGCCCATCGATGACAAGCACACCTACACCAAGGACTATCTCGAGGGCATGCTCGCCGTGCTCATGGGCGGTCGCTCCGCCGAAGAGCTCTTCCTCGGGCACATCACCACCGGCGCAGGCAACGACATCGAGCGCGCCACCGATATCGCCCGCAACATGGTCTGCGAGTGGGGCATGAGCGAGCTCGGGCCCCTGGCCTACGGCAAAAAGGAAGAGGCCATCTTCCTGGGCCGCGAAATCGCCCAGCACCGCGACTACTCCGAAGACACCGCCATCCAGATCGACAAGGAAGTGAAGCGCATCGTCAACAGCGGCTACGAAAAGGCCCGCAACATCCTGAACACCAACCGCGACACGCTCGAGCGCATCGCTCAGGCCCTGCTGGAGCGCGAAGTCATCGACGCCGTCGAAGTGAAGCTGATCATGGAGAACAAGCCCTTGCCGGAAAAGCCGCGCACCCCGCCCACTGCGCCGCCGGCCCCGGCCGCGGAGCCCAAGCCCGCTGCCGGCCGCCCGGAGCTGCGTCCCGCGCCCGGTTTTACGCGCGGCGAGAACCCCGCAAAGGCTTAA
- a CDS encoding hypoxanthine phosphoribosyltransferase, which translates to MLSSRSRAGYSAPRIAKQVAALGKAIHRDYRGRRLDVVITMDRGFIFAADLVRHLPGPVTCHFVSADVRDVRHNNRPLREVFFGKRPDLRGRDVLLVDVVIESGVTQEFLLRRLGESRPRSLRLAVLLDKPARRHVSLEPDYFGFRTASNQVWVGYGLPAPNGLGRNLPALAAGGALTASRSRIQQKSTRRGKNRGRK; encoded by the coding sequence ATGCTGAGCAGCCGTTCGCGCGCGGGCTATTCCGCGCCACGCATCGCCAAACAGGTGGCCGCCCTGGGCAAAGCCATTCACAGGGACTACCGCGGCCGCCGCTTGGACGTGGTCATCACCATGGACCGCGGCTTCATTTTTGCCGCCGATCTCGTCCGCCACCTGCCCGGGCCGGTGACCTGTCACTTTGTTTCCGCGGACGTGCGCGACGTCAGGCACAATAACCGCCCCCTGCGCGAAGTTTTCTTCGGCAAGCGGCCCGACCTCCGCGGCCGGGACGTCCTGCTGGTGGATGTGGTGATCGAAAGCGGCGTGACCCAGGAATTTCTCCTGCGCCGCCTGGGCGAAAGCCGGCCCCGCTCGTTGCGCCTGGCCGTGCTTCTGGACAAGCCGGCGCGGCGCCACGTCAGCCTGGAGCCGGATTACTTTGGCTTCCGAACTGCATCTAATCAAGTATGGGTGGGGTACGGTCTGCCCGCGCCCAATGGCTTGGGGCGCAACCTGCCGGCTTTGGCGGCCGGCGGCGCGTTGACCGCTTCGCGGTCACGCATACAACAGAAGAGCACGCGCCGTGGAAAAAATCGCGGCCGCAAGTGA
- the folP gene encoding dihydropteroate synthase has translation MLRRKPYRLKLPARTLALGARTLVMGILNITPDSFSDGGKFFDPQRAIDHALAVEQAGADLLDIGGESTRPGSGGTPAEEELQRVLPVLEALRGRLRIPISIDTQKSSVAEAALAAGAEMINDISGLKNDPRIAEVAVRHRVPLILMHMRGEPRTMQKKPFARDVLKDVAAGLRAAAQRARRAGVPKNQIVLDPGIGFGKSFRQNYELLARLPELARLGFPLLVGASRKQFLGATLAPLFAGLARHAQPLPASERIWGTAAAVTASVLGGAHIVRVHDVAEMAQVARVADCLLDPRKSPLNR, from the coding sequence ATGCTCCGCCGCAAACCATACCGCCTGAAACTTCCCGCTCGCACCCTGGCACTGGGCGCGCGCACCCTCGTCATGGGCATCCTCAACATCACCCCGGACAGCTTCTCCGACGGCGGCAAATTCTTCGACCCGCAGCGCGCTATCGACCATGCCCTGGCAGTGGAGCAAGCCGGCGCGGACCTCCTGGACATCGGCGGCGAATCCACCCGCCCCGGCTCCGGCGGTACCCCCGCCGAGGAAGAGCTGCAGCGCGTCCTCCCGGTTCTCGAAGCCCTGCGCGGCCGCCTGAGGATTCCCATTTCCATTGACACGCAGAAGTCCAGCGTCGCCGAAGCGGCGCTCGCCGCCGGCGCGGAGATGATCAACGACATTTCCGGCTTGAAGAATGACCCGCGCATCGCAGAAGTGGCCGTGCGCCACCGCGTCCCGCTCATCCTCATGCATATGCGCGGCGAACCGCGCACCATGCAGAAAAAACCCTTCGCGCGCGACGTGCTGAAGGACGTCGCCGCCGGCCTGCGCGCCGCCGCCCAGCGCGCTCGCCGCGCCGGCGTGCCGAAAAATCAGATCGTCCTCGACCCCGGCATCGGCTTCGGAAAAAGCTTCCGCCAGAACTACGAGCTCCTCGCCCGCCTTCCCGAGCTCGCCCGCCTGGGCTTCCCGCTCCTCGTCGGCGCTTCGCGAAAGCAGTTCCTCGGCGCGACCCTCGCCCCGCTTTTTGCGGGGCTCGCGCGCCACGCCCAGCCGCTCCCCGCCAGCGAGCGCATCTGGGGCACCGCCGCTGCCGTCACCGCCAGCGTCCTCGGCGGTGCACACATCGTCCGCGTTCACGACGTCGCCGAAATGGCCCAAGTCGCCCGCGTCGCCGATTGCCTTCTCGATCCCCGCAAAAGCCCCCTCAACCGTTAA